Within the Terriglobia bacterium genome, the region CTCTGTGTCATCGCTGGTTGCGATTATGCCAATCGCCAGTTCTTCCAGGTTGGAAGAGGGAACAACAGCCTCAACCAGGAGTACAACATTGTTGACACACAGACGCTCACGAAAGGTACGCATAACCTTAAGTTCGGAGTCGATCTTCGCCGCAACTCGATGTTCTTCTGGCCATTCTCGTATCTGAGCGAACCCCTTCCCCTTGATTTCAACTCTTTGGCCGCTGGCCAAGTACTCGAGTATCAGATTCTCCAATCCCTTCCGAGCTCCGTGCGCGATTTCAATATAGGAGCGTTCGCCCAGGACACTTGGAAGGCGACACAGCGTCTGACTTTAACTTATGGCGTGCGCTGGGATGTCGAGACTCCAATGATGCGCAATGGCGGACTTCCCCAGGTTACAGCTACCGGTTTGAATCAACCCGACCCCTCGCAAGTCACGTTCGAGCTAACAAAGGACCACCCGTATCCAACACAGTGGGCAAATTTCGGACCACGCATTGGGGTCGCCTACCAGTTGCTCGGTAGTCAGGGACACGAGATGGTGCTCCGCGGCGGCTACGGTATCTTCTATAACCTGATCGCCCAATCATCCGGCGAGTTGATCTACGGCTGGACCGGATATCCAATCTCTGCGAGCAAATTCGGATTCGGCACAACGTGGCCGTTTCCCTCGGATGTGGCCGCCCCACCACCTATCGCGTGGGATCCGACTAAGGGCGGGGAGATCTATAACCCGAACATGAAGCAACCGTACACTCATGAGTTCAACCTGGCTATCGATCAAGCACTCGGGAACAACAATTCTCTGAGTTTGACGTACGTCGGAGCTTTGGGTAGAAACCTGGCACTTCAGATAACAGCGTACGGACTCGGATCGAACCCAGGCAGCTACACCACAATCAGCGGTGTGAACTCGGGGCATTCCAGCTACAACGCCTTCCAGGCACAGTTCAAGCACCAGTCGAAGTCCTTGGAGGTTCTGGCGTCCTACAACTGGTCCCACTCGCTTGATAACGGTTCGCAGAACTCCTTCGGGTATGGCTCCGACAACGGTATTTACGGGCAAAACAATGCCGATATCAACTATGGTCCTTCAGTCTTTGATATGAGGCAGTCAGCTTCTGCGGCGATCACCTACAACATCCCAACCCTAAGCGCAAACCGCTTCACGGAAGCACTCCTCGGCAATTGGTCGGTCGAGAACGTGTTCATGGCCCGCACAGCGCTTCCTTCCGATATTGGGGGTTCGATCTATGGATCGTTATTCGGAACGCAAGCTACTTTCTTTGAGCGTCCCGACCGAGTGCCCGGCGTTCCCATGTATCTGTACGGTTCACAATATCCGGGTGGCAAGGCCGTCAATCTTGCTGCCTTCGCGGTTCCGCCGGCTGATCCCGTTCTTTCCGCGGGTGGCAGATACTTCCCGGCCCGGCAGGGGAATTTCGAGCGCTATGGTTTACGCAATTTCGGCGCCTGGCAATCGGACCTAGGAGTTCATCGGACATTCAAGGTAACCGAGCGGACGAACTTGCAGTTCCGTTTTGAGGCTTTCAACTTATTCAACCATCCGAACATGGGATTCTTCGGAGGGGGAAACAGCGGAACCCAGCAAGTCGCGCTCAATGTTATCCCGAATGGATCGGGTGGCTGGATGTTCACCCCCGGTTACGGACAGACGACTTCCGGTCCAAGTGCAGTCGTCGTGAACAAGACTTTGGCGGGTGCACTGCAGGGGGCCTACGGCGGCGTCAATCCGCTGTACTCCATCGGCGGCAATCGCTCGATGCAGATCGCACTCAAACTAACGTTCTGACCCCGCTCCGCGCGAGATGGCCGCCCCCCACGAAAAGGTGGCCATCTCGATGGCGGGATGGCTTCTGCTTCCTCCTTTAACAACGGCAACTCACGTTCGCGCTGACCCAAACTCGGGCCGGAAAACTGACTTGGAGGACATAGTGCAATGCTGAGCCGAAAGCGCTACTTCGTCGCTATAATCACGTTACTAATCGCTAGCTTGGCCTTAGCCCAATCACCACGAATCACAGTCGGCACGAACGTACAGGTGAGCGTTGCGAATGCAAAATTGGACCACGGTGAAGTGCTGGTCGCGGCCGACCCTGAAGATCCGAATAAACTCATTGGGTGTTCGATGATCTTTCCGGACCCTCTGACGCGCCGAATCTCCGATGGAATTACCTACGTATCGAGTGATGGAGGAGCGACTTGGGTCCAGACACTCTATATCGGTAGCGGTCCAATGGGATCGGGTGATCCAGCTTGCACATTTGGGCCGCACGGGAATGCCTACTCAGTGATTCTCCAACCCGCCGTGAAGCCGGAAATGGACGATGTGCTGGTCTACCGCTCTCCTGACGGTGGAAAGACCTGGGAGAACCCTTCGCACATTGACTGGATCGACAGAGAATACGTGACCGCCGACACAACCGGCGGAAAATATAGCGGGCGGCTTTATATCAATGGCACAGGATCTGCCGCACTCCTGGAGCATAATCTCGCTGACCCGGACTCGGGTGCGATGCAGATAGGAATTTCCGTTCAGAGATCGCTGAATGGTGGCGTCTCGTTCAGGCCGCCTTATAAGAGATTTTCCGCGTCACCTCGCTGGGTATTGGGAATGGGCAATGGTGTTGTTCTCTCGGACGGGACTTATGTCGCGGTGTTTGGCGAACAGAAAGATCGGACGAAACTCGGTAGGAAACCACCTTATCAGTCCGCCAATTCATTGTTGAAGATGATCTCTTCTTCTGACGGCGGAGAGACCTATAGCACGGCCCGAACGATCAGCGATTGGTATATGGACTACGCGGACGTCCTGGGACCATCGAGTGTTGTGCCTGTGATTGCAGTGGACAAGAGCCACGGTCCTTTCCGCGACAGGCTCTATGTCGTATGGCCTGATTTTCGCTCAGGACGAGGGAAAGTTCTGCTGAGCTATTCCTCTGACAAAGGCAAAACCTGGTCCAAGCCTCACGTTGTGAACGACGACCGAGCATGGCCGGCACCGGAGATTGGGCCCGATGATGATATGCCGGTAGTCGACGTGAACAAGAATGGCGTGGTTGGAGTGATGTGGTATGACCGCCGCGATAATCCACACAATTACGGATGGTGGGTTCGGTTTGCCGTATCAGACGACGGCGGAGAAACCTTTGGTCCAAGTGTTCGCGTATCGAGCGCTCCCGCAACCGTCGCCTTTCAGAACGACATTAAGCTGCGGGGAAGCAGCACCGGAGGCGGCAAACCGGAGAGTCGCCAAAAGGGCGGCAACCTTCAAGCAAGAATCGGGTTCGGCACTCTGTTCTCTTTCAATGGTGGGCACACGGCAGGGATGGCAGCCGACGCCGCCGGCAAATTCCATCCGTTTTGGATCGACAATCGCACTGGCATAGAACAGATTTGGACTGCGGCAGTTACCGTGGATGGTTCAGCAGTTGTGAATGGTGCCCCTCAACTTGCGCGACTTGCCGATGTAACCGACGATGTGACGCTCGATTTTAAGGATGCTAAGTACGATAGGCAGACTGGTGAACTCTCGGTCGATGCTTACTTGGGGAACACTTCAGACAAAGCCCTGAAACCCCCGCTGTACATTCGAGTACTTTCACTCGATTCGAAGATCGGCGCCCCAACCATCAAAAATGCTTCGAACAATCAGACTCGGGAAGGGGCCGTTTGGGATTTCAGTTCAGAATTGCCGAACAAGAACAGCGGATTGCCGCCAGGGAAGGTCTGCTCTCCGAAGCGCCTGGTGTTTCATCTTGCCGATGTTCACTGGGGCGACGATCCACCGTCTATCTCCAATCTCGATGACTTCCTGACATTTGAAGGCAAAGCCCTTGCCCCGGAGACAAACTCAGGTAAGAGCAGTTCGGATGCCGCGGTTGGGACTTCACGATAACCAGGAACGGGCTGCTGCAAATCCACTGCGCGGCACCTCACACCACACTTGATCTTCGCCCGGAGAATGAAATGAGCCGAGCAGATTACGACGAGTTGCTTCTTATATTGGTTACGCGGTTCTATTACCGAGCATGCCTCTGGTGAAGGAGGGTTTGACGCCTGCCCGCGCACTGCGGGTTTCTCGAAGGAAGGAGACCTAAAGTGGGTAAGCCTGCTGATGCCCGTCTTCAATCCATTTTTCTATGCCGTATAGCCGGCCGGATCGACATAAATCGAGCAGCTGTTTCGTTTTGGACAGAGTCAGGGTTTCCGGCCTGAATTTATGATAGTGTGTCCCGGGAAGCGGGAGCAGATGACCGCCTGGAGCTTAATCGTGGTGCTTCAACCGGCGTCGCTAGGCAGGCTTTCGCCTCATTTGTACAGAGTTGTACCAAGGTCGCTGAGCTACTCGCGATGGCTTACGATTGTCCGTTACCAGGAAATGATATGGTGGCGGAAGGTCTGATTGATGAAAAGGGTCGTTTGGAAAAGCATGTAGTTATGCGAAGATGAGCGCCTCTTGAACTCTGTCCCAAAGCTCGCATCAGAAGACAGCGGAAGACGATGGACAGACCGCATTCAGCGGGCGTGTGAGTTAGAACAATCCTATCCTGAGGCGGCAGTCCTCCTGCATTTCTATGGAAATGTCCTGACGTTTCAACGCGGCATCGCTCGCGCGAGCCGTTGCCAGGTGAATCCAAGGCTGCCACTGCGCGAGCAGATCGATTTCGATGGGGCGCTGGAAGCGCTGCCGGAGCTACTCACCTTGGCCCTTCAATGCGGGCCGGAATTGTTGGCTGCAAAAGCGGAGACGCTGCGACAGATGGACCGTGATGATCGGTATGAATTATTCAGGTCAGCCCTATTCCCGTCTGATTCGCTGAATGATGGAGGTGGAACTTTCTTCGCTAGAACTTGTCTTCAGCCGATCGCGGAAAATCTCCAAATGCAGTTGCCGGGAGAAGCAAACTACTTCAAGAGCAGTTGTCCGGCATGCGGCGGGTATCCACAATTGGCGATTCTGCGTTCTGAGGGCGATGGTGGGCGGCGATCGTTGCTGTGCTCATTTTGCCTGCATGAATGGGTGTTCCGAAGAATTGTCTGCCCTTGTTGCGGCGAAGAGGACAAGGAGAAACTGCCTTATTACTCCACCGAAACCTGCAAGCATGTTCGCGTTCAGGGTTGTGACACCTGCCACCGCTATCTCAAAGTGGTGGACATGACCGTCGACGGGCATGCGGTTCCTCTCGTCGATGAAGCGGCCTTGGCTGTCCTGGATGTTTGGGCCAACGATCACGGCTACGCCAAAATAACCAGAAATCTGATAGGCCTTTAGCACATTTCGACAGCAGTCGACCGATTCTGTTGACAACCGATTTGCAGCGGGTGTACTTTTTCGGCGTTTCGGGAATTGCGCGGCAAGATTTGCGCGTAATTGTTGTCTGATTTGGGGCTGCGTAACTGACCGGAGGTATTCATGGACCTCTCGCGACGCTCCTTTCTCAAGACAGGCGTGGCAGGCGCAGTTGGAATTTCCGTCCTTGGCTTCGATCTCCAGCCGCTTTATGCGCAATCAGCAGCTTTGAAAATAGCGCGTACAACCGAGACCCGCAGCACCTGTCCGTATTGCTCTGTCAGTTGTGGAGTCATCATCCACACAATCGGTGATCGCGCAAAGAATGTGACCTCCCAGGTGGTGCATGTGGAGGGCGATCCCGACCATCCAATCAATCGCGGCACGCTGTGTCCGAAAGGGTCTTCGCTACTGCAGGACATCGTGAACGACCGGCGGCTGTTGAAACCGCAGGTGCGTCGTCCAGGATCGGATCATTGGGAGGATATCTCCTGGGATCAGGCTATCGATGAAATCGCCACCTGGACGAAGAAGACTCGTGATGCAACTTTCATTGAGAAAGACGCAAGCGGAAAGACCGTGAACCGCCTGGAGACCCTGGCCTTCGCCGGTGGTTGCACGGACACGAATGAATTCAACTTCCTGGTTGTGAAGGCCATGCGTGCGATGGGGGTGACGTGCCTGGAAAACCAGGCACGTGTTTGACACGGACCCACGGTCTCAAGTTTGGGACCAACTTTCGGACGCGGTGCGATGACCAACGGCTGGATCGACATCAAGAACACCGACATGATGTTGATCATGGGCGGTAATCCAGCTGAAAACCATCCGTGTGGTTTCAAGTGGGTGGTGGAAGCGAAGCGCGAGCGCAACGCCAAGGTCATCGTCGTGGATCCACGCTTCACGCGTACAGCCTCCCAGGCTGATCAGTTTCTCCAGATTCGGGTCGGATCCGACATCGCCTTCCTCGGCGGGATGATCAACTACGCGATCGAGAATAATCGCTTCAATCGCGACTATCTCGTCAACTATACGAACGCGGCGTTCATCATTAAGGAAGGCTTCCAGCTTCCCGAGGACGGCCTCTACTCAGGCTACTACGCCAACGCCAGGACCTACGATAAATCTACTTGGAACTATGAAAGCGGCGGACGCGTTATGGGAGTCGGGGTCCCCGCCCAAGGTCTGGCCGCCACGAAGGGGATAGGCGGTGGACCATTACCGCCGCCGGCATTGCCTCCTGATGTCGCTTACGACCCATCGTTACAGCACTCACGCTGTGTCTTCCAGTTGTTAAAGAAGCAATACTCGCGCTACACACCAGAAATGGTCGAGCGCATTACTGGTATCCCGAAAGACCAGGCCATCAAGGCTTGGGATACCTATACCTCGATCCGCAAAGACGGCGACATGAAGAAAGTCGGAACCGTCATCTACGCGGTCGGCTGGACACAACATTCATCGGGGACACAGACAATTCGAACGGCCGCAATGATCCAACTGCTCCTGGGCAACGTTGGCCGAGCTGGTGGTGGAGTCAATGCATTGCGCGGGCACTCGAACATACAGGGCGCAACCGATATGGCCGGTATCTTCGATATCCTGCCCGGTTATCTGAAGATGCCAACACCCGCCGACACGGACTTGAAGGCCTACTTGGCACGCACAACTCCGAAGCCGTCCAAACCGAAGGAGTGGGATTCGTTCAATTACTGGTCCAATACCCCAGCTTTCATGGTCTCATTCTTGAAAGCGATGTACGGAGATGCTGCGTCCAAGCAGAACGACTTCTGCTTCAACTGGCTTCCCAAGATCGACCGCGGGTATTCATGGGCCCAGATCTGGGATGACATGTACAACGGCAAGGTGAAGGGCATGATGTCATTCGGCATGAATGGTGTCATGATTGGCCCGAACGCTAAGAAGAATATTGCGGCCCTGAAGAAGGCCGACTTCCTCGTTGTCTGCGAGATCTATCCCGACGAAACCAGCGAATTCTGGCGAGCCCCAGGGACCACGCCGGAGGAGATAAAGAAGATCAACACGACTGTGTACCGAGTGCCGGGCGCCGGGTTCGCCGAGAAAGACGGCACCTTCGTGAACTCGGCCCGCTGGCTGCAGTGGAAATACGCGGCCGTTTCGCCGCCGGGCGACTGCAAGCTGGACCAGGAAGTTCTGGCGAGAATCTTCCTGAAGGTCCGCGAGAAGTATCAAAAAGAAGGCGGGAGGTTCCCTGATCCTATCCTGAAGATGTCTTGGACCTACACCAACCCTAATAATCCTTCCCTGGCCGAAGTTGCGAAGGAGATCAA harbors:
- a CDS encoding TonB-dependent receptor → MTLHRCLTSIVVLLAILCLAVGAQAQTERATLSGRVVDPAGAAIPGVRVTVMSLGTSAIIEAKTNSEGLFIVPNLRPGHYRIKVEKEGFKSLLRPDIELHVQDVIALNFSMNIGSRIETVTVNGQAPLVNSESAAVSTVVDRKFIDSLPLNGRSFQSLLLLTPGVVMQTVQSGNLGQFSVNGQRADSNYVTVDGVSANFGMSTSYMMSESLGGAIPATNVLGGYNSLASADALQEFRVQTSTYAPEYGRQPGGQVSIVTRSGTNEFHGTLFDYLRNDIFDARDYFNTPPEAKPALRQNDFGGVFGGPIVKDKAFFFVSYEGLRLRKPSNSTYSVPSLALRASAPTDVQPILNMFPLPAPGAPVNPDGSSNGSASWSDPGTVNAFSGRVDVNLRNNLTLFGRYNYSPSEIDARGGGPNGTSALSEIDSNQMKIQTLTVGLTWLMSTTAANDIRVNYSRDKADGINYLDNFGGAVVPDSSYFFPSGNGYSLKNGQFALCVIAGCDYANRQFFQVGRGNNSLNQEYNIVDTQTLTKGTHNLKFGVDLRRNSMFFWPFSYLSEPLPLDFNSLAAGQVLEYQILQSLPSSVRDFNIGAFAQDTWKATQRLTLTYGVRWDVETPMMRNGGLPQVTATGLNQPDPSQVTFELTKDHPYPTQWANFGPRIGVAYQLLGSQGHEMVLRGGYGIFYNLIAQSSGELIYGWTGYPISASKFGFGTTWPFPSDVAAPPPIAWDPTKGGEIYNPNMKQPYTHEFNLAIDQALGNNNSLSLTYVGALGRNLALQITAYGLGSNPGSYTTISGVNSGHSSYNAFQAQFKHQSKSLEVLASYNWSHSLDNGSQNSFGYGSDNGIYGQNNADINYGPSVFDMRQSASAAITYNIPTLSANRFTEALLGNWSVENVFMARTALPSDIGGSIYGSLFGTQATFFERPDRVPGVPMYLYGSQYPGGKAVNLAAFAVPPADPVLSAGGRYFPARQGNFERYGLRNFGAWQSDLGVHRTFKVTERTNLQFRFEAFNLFNHPNMGFFGGGNSGTQQVALNVIPNGSGGWMFTPGYGQTTSGPSAVVVNKTLAGALQGAYGGVNPLYSIGGNRSMQIALKLTF
- a CDS encoding formate dehydrogenase accessory protein FdhE — encoded protein: MNSVPKLASEDSGRRWTDRIQRACELEQSYPEAAVLLHFYGNVLTFQRGIARASRCQVNPRLPLREQIDFDGALEALPELLTLALQCGPELLAAKAETLRQMDRDDRYELFRSALFPSDSLNDGGGTFFARTCLQPIAENLQMQLPGEANYFKSSCPACGGYPQLAILRSEGDGGRRSLLCSFCLHEWVFRRIVCPCCGEEDKEKLPYYSTETCKHVRVQGCDTCHRYLKVVDMTVDGHAVPLVDEAALAVLDVWANDHGYAKITRNLIGL
- the fdnG gene encoding formate dehydrogenase-N subunit alpha: MDLSRRSFLKTGVAGAVGISVLGFDLQPLYAQSAALKIARTTETRSTCPYCSVSCGVIIHTIGDRAKNVTSQVVHVEGDPDHPINRGTLCPKGSSLLQDIVNDRRLLKPQVRRPGSDHWEDISWDQAIDEIATWTKKTRDATFIEKDASGKTVNRLETLAFAGGCTDTNEFNFLVVKAMRAMGVTCLENQARVUHGPTVSSLGPTFGRGAMTNGWIDIKNTDMMLIMGGNPAENHPCGFKWVVEAKRERNAKVIVVDPRFTRTASQADQFLQIRVGSDIAFLGGMINYAIENNRFNRDYLVNYTNAAFIIKEGFQLPEDGLYSGYYANARTYDKSTWNYESGGRVMGVGVPAQGLAATKGIGGGPLPPPALPPDVAYDPSLQHSRCVFQLLKKQYSRYTPEMVERITGIPKDQAIKAWDTYTSIRKDGDMKKVGTVIYAVGWTQHSSGTQTIRTAAMIQLLLGNVGRAGGGVNALRGHSNIQGATDMAGIFDILPGYLKMPTPADTDLKAYLARTTPKPSKPKEWDSFNYWSNTPAFMVSFLKAMYGDAASKQNDFCFNWLPKIDRGYSWAQIWDDMYNGKVKGMMSFGMNGVMIGPNAKKNIAALKKADFLVVCEIYPDETSEFWRAPGTTPEEIKKINTTVYRVPGAGFAEKDGTFVNSARWLQWKYAAVSPPGDCKLDQEVLARIFLKVREKYQKEGGRFPDPILKMSWTYTNPNNPSLAEVAKEINGRALSDVTDKKTNATIKAGQQLPGFAFLRDDGSTMSGNWLYCGSWTEAGPMSQRRGMEDPSGLGIYPNWAWSWPMNRRVLYNRASCDLDGKPWDTDRKQVWWNESQEKWVGNDVPDFKPDSKPKDHMGPFIMNPEGVGRIFVPIGAVADGPFPEHYEPVESPIANPLHPNQSRNPVAKTFKSGMDKYGTVNEGFNIICTTYRLTEHYHYWTKNNPMNVELVPEPFIEIPAELADQLGIRGGEKMKVTSARAEYIAKAMVTRRIKPMMIDGKKTYQIGIPIHWGYRGIAEDEGKTAKTPANLLSPAVIDPNAYTPEFKGFLVKLEKA